TGTTGACTTTGGGCGTATTCTAACGGCAATGGTAACCCCGTTTAATCAGGATTTACAAGTTGATTTGAATTTAGCAAAAAATTTAGCCAGGCATTTGGTAAAATTGGGTAATGACGGTATAGTTGTTTCCGGGACTACAGGTGAATCCCCGACAATTACAAAACAAGAAAAACTTGATTTATTCAAAGCAGTTGTTGAAGAAGTTGGCGGGCAGGCTACTGTTGTTGCCGGAACCGGAGGGAATAACACTGCTGAAAGTGTAGAGCTTACTAAAGAAGCTGAAAAGCTTGGTGTTGACGGTGTAATGCTGGTAGTTCCTTATTATAATAAACCCTCCCAGGAGGGATTGTATCAGCACTTTAAAGTCGTAGCAGAAAGTACTGACTTACCTGTGATTCTTTACAATATACCTGGACGTTCGGCTATAAATATGACTCCTGCTACCGTAGCCAGGCTGGCTGAAATTGATAACATAGTAGGTATAAAAGAGGCAGCCGGAAATATGGATCAAGTAGCTGAACTGAAGAGGTTGCTTCCTTCAGATTTTGCTATATACAGTGGTGATGACTCTTTGACTTTGCCGATGCTTAGTGTAGGCTGTAAAGGAATAATAAGTGTAGCCGGGCATATAATCGCAGATAAAATTAAAGAAATGATTAATGCATATACATCCGGTAACATTACCCTGGCAGCGGAACTTCATTTAAAGCTGTTCCCGGTTTTTAAAGGCATGTTTATTACCAGTAACCCGACACCTGTTAAAACAGCACTAAATATGATTGGTGTGCAGGTGGGTGGAGTACGCTTACCCCTTGTTAATGCTACCGAGCAAGAAAAAGAGACGATTAAAAACTTGTTAAAAGAATTTAATCTAATATAAAAAAGACCCCGGGGCTTTGAGTTTGCCCTGGGGGTTCTTTTTTTGCGGTAACATTTTTTAGTTATAATTCAGGCACTTGTTAATTATATTAAAATCTATTATAATATGGATGAGATTTTTAGGGCGGCTTTCTAAATCCGGGTTAATTGCAATGTTTTCCCACCTTCTCCTAATTACACTCACCAATTTTTGAAAAATTTTACGATGAAACTTAGCTTTAGATCAAATATTTTTAGGAGGTGTGGAATTGGCACGTGATCTCAAATTGTCCCTAATTCCCCTTGGAGGGTTGGGGGAGGTCGGTAAAAATATGATGGTGGTGAGATACGGGGAAAACTTGCTCGTAATTGACGCTGGATTAATGTTTCCGGAAGAAGATATGCTAGGTATTGATTTAGTTATTCCGGATATTACTTATCTGCTTGAGAACAAGGACTTGGTGCGCGGCATAGTGCTTACGCACGGACATGAGGACCATATCGGAGCACTTCCTTATGTTTTGCGTAAAATTAATGTTCCGGTTTATGGTACGAAATTAACACTCGGTTTGCTGCAGGTTAAATTAAAGGAACAAAACCTTATGAATGACGTTGTACTGCATACAGTAAAACCCCGAGATACAGTAAATATCGGGCCGTTTAAGGTTGAGTTTATACGAGTTTCCCATAGTATACCGGATGCTGTGTCTGTTGCTATTCAGACGCCCATTGGTACTATTGTGCATACAGGAGACTTTAAAATAGATCAGACTCCTATTGACGGTGAGGTAACGGATTTTTATCGTTTTGCGCAATTAGGGGAAAAAGGAGTACTGGTTTTATTATCGGACAGTACCAATGTAGAGAGGCCCGGATATACGAAATCTGAGCGTACGGTAGGTAAATTTTTTGATGACACTTTTAGGACGGCTGAGGAAAGAATTATAGTAGCTACCTTCGCCTCAAATGTGCATAGGTTGCAGCAGGTAATCACCAATGCACATAAATACGGCCGAAAAGTAGCTGTAGTTGGCCGAAGCATGGTAAATGTTGTTAATATTGCTTATGATTTGGGATATCTTTATGTCCCTGAAGGAACTCTAATTGAGCTTGATGAAGCTAAAAAGCTACCTGGCGACCAGGTAGTAATTATGACAACCGGCAGTCAGGGAGAACCTATGTCAGCTTTAACCAGAATGGCTATGGCCGATCATAGACAGGTTGAAATAATGCCTGGGGATACGATTATTATTTCTGCTACGCCTGTGCCGGGAAATGAAAAGTTGGTCGCGCGAATTATTGATTTGCTTTTTAAACGAGGTGCCCATGTGTTTTATGAATCCTTCTCAGGCATTCATGCTTCGGGTCACCCCAGCCAGGAAGAACTGAAATTAATGTTTAATTTAACCCGTCCCAAGTTCTTTGTACCTGTTCATGGGGAATACCGGATGTTAGTTAAACATGCGGAATTAGCTCGTGGTATGGGTATTCCATCTGACAGGATTTTTGTAGCTGAAAACGGGCAAATTCTTGAGTTTACCCGTAAACAGGGGAGAGTTGCGGGTCGGGTAACGGCAGGAAAAATTCTGGTTGACGGTTTGGGTGTAGGAGATGTTGGAAATATTGTTCTTCGTGATCGTAAGCAATTGTCCCAGGATGGTATATTAATTGTAGTAGTTACCATTAATCGTGAAACAGGTCTGGTTGTGGCCGGTCCTGATATAGTTTCAAGAGGGTTTGTGTATGTACGAGAATCTGAAAGTTTAATGGAAGATGCCAGGTCTAGGGTGAAAATTGCTCTGGACAAATGTTCCGAGCGTAATATTACAGAATGGGCTGCCATAAAATCACAAGTACGAGATGCTTTAGTGAAATTTTTATATGAAAGAACTAGGAGAAGGCCGATGATTTTGCCTATCATCATGGAAGTGTAATATACCACCACTAAATCTCAAAGCCGGGAACCCTTGATATATGGGTTAGCCGGCTCTTCTATTATTATAGAAAATTTCCTACTATGAAGGTGGGCGGTGATGACTTCCGGGATTACCATTTTTGAATGGTATCCGCTGCATCATTAAAAAGCCTGTAAGAATAAAGAACCCGGCCACAGCCGGGAAAGTAACCATAATGACCACAATATTGCCTCGCTAAAAATATTTTATAAAAATAATTCCGGTTCTCTTCGATTAGCAAAATCAACTTCTAATTCATGTTTATGTCTTAAATAATCTTCATCATCAAAATATTTTGCCTGAGTAGGACATTTTTTAATACAGGCACCACATTTTATACAAATTCCATTTAATTTAGATACATCTTCATAATCTATGGAACCCATAGGACAGACATCCGCACAAAGTTTGCAATCGATACAATTGCTATTTGTTTTAGGTGTAACCTTTCTAATATCAACTGGGATACCATCTTTATTTATTGGCATATAATACTTTCTATAAGGTTTATTCCCTTTTACAAATACGGTTTGAACATTATCTTCTTGGGTTATTTTATTATATATTCGATTAGCAAAATCACTTACTATAGCCATATCTTTTTCATCGGGTCTGTTTTTGGCAAGAGTTTTAGAAAATGAGTGTTCTCCTATAAACGCACACCCTGCAATAACTTTAAAACCGTTTAATTCAAGAATATCTTTTAATTCTATTAAGGCATCGTCATAGTTTCTGTTTCCATAAACAACTACAGCAATTGCTATAGCACCATTACCTGCAATGGAATTTAAATATTTTAGTAATACATTTGGAACTCTTCCTGCATAGACCGGAACTCCTATAATGACTATATCTTCTTCTGTAAAAGATATTGTTTCTTTTCTAACTGCCGGCAGAGTAAAATCAATATTATTAATAGTTATATCCTTATCAATATTCTCTGAAAATTTTTTTATGATACCGGATACTATTTTCTTAGTTGTACCTGTCGGGCTAAAATACATTGAATTTAATCTTTTATACACAATAAGAGCCTCCTCTAAAAAATAATATTTAGATTGTATTAACCTCCTTACTATCTAATTACCGCACCAATCCAATTATAGGCATTAGTTGGGTATAGGCAGCTTGTTATATAAAATTGGTTAATTAATTGCAATAAATTATATTTTTTAATAATTAATTTATTTATTAAATTCAAACTTTTTTACGACATAATTTTAGTTGAATTTTATTATTTTCATAATCATTCTTTTTATTTTTTAAAGATCCTTCTTTGTTAATAAACATAAGTGATATTTTTATATTTTCTTTTTTCTTCTGCTTTCTATTTTCATCCTTCTCTTTATTAAGCCTCTTTATTAAGCCACCGGTTGTCCAGTAGTAACATATTGAAAGCTAACAGCACAATAAATATTACACCGGTTATCGCCTGTGTATTTTTTATTGTATTAAAAGCATACTAACACTAAATAAATTATTTTCATTTTTAAGGAGAGGATTATATGTCTTATGAAGAGTTAATTGGCCAAAATCCCGGAGTTTTTCCCTTCACACCGAACCAACCCGGAGTTAACCCGCCGCATCCTCCTGAGCATCAGCCGGATAATCCTGATCCTGCCAAAAAAGGTAAAAGAGTACAAGGTCGCAGTAAGGATACTATGAACACTGTAAAAGAATTAGGTTCTACTGACTTACCGGAAGTAAAAAGTAATATTCATTGTTTGACAATTGTCGGGCAGGTGGAAGGACACTTGGTGCTTCCTCCGCAAAATAAAACGACAAAATACGAACACATTATTCCTCAGTTAGTAGCTCTGGAGCAGAGTAAGGAAATCGAAGGAGTATTGATTATACTAAATACTGTGGGGGGCGATGTGGAAGCCGGCTTAGCAATCGCGGAGATGATTGCCGGATTATCTAAACCGACTGTTTCGGTTGTTTTGGGTGGAGGCCATTCCATCGGTGTACCGATTGCCACCAGTAGTTCCTATTCCTTTATAGCCGAGACAGCCAGTATGACAATTCATCCCATTAGGCTAAACGGTCTAGTAATTGGAGTTCCCCAAACGTACGAATATTTAGATAAGATGCAGGATAGAGTTGTGCGTTTTGTCACAGAGCATTCCCATTGTACGCAAGAAAAATTTAGAGAATTAATGTTTAGAACCGGAGAATTGGCCCGGGATATAGGGACGGTATTAATTGGTAAGGAAGCAGTAGATGTAGGTCTGATAGATGAAGTTGGCGGGTTAGGTAGAGCTGTTAGTAAACTTAATGAACTTATAGACGAATGGAAGCAAAGAGGAGAGGTGCCGCTGCAATGATTTTATACACCCCTATGCAGTTAGAATTAGTATTTGAAGGGTTGGAACCTCAACAGGAAACTGATTACCGGAAGGTATCTTATCAGGGGATACCATTATTAGTAAATTCCGCTGGGGAGGTGGTCCGAGTTTTAAGTACTGACCCGAATGATTTTATGCGCCCGGATATTTGCCCCGGGGCTAAAATAAATCAATGCATGTTCAAATAAAAAACCGGTTCTAAACGTTATTGCCCCGTGCTATAATACCTTGGGAGGTGTTTAGTCTGGAACTGACAGTTTTTCAAGCACTTATCTTAGGTATTGTGCAGGGGTTAGGTGAATTTTTGCCAATTTCCAGTTCAGCTCACCTGGTTTTAATTCCCTGGGCCTTTAATTGGCCTTATGCAGGGCTAACTTTTGATGTAGCTTTACATATGGGTACTCTTTTTGCTGTGGTGGCTTTTTTCTGGAAAGATTGGGTTTTATTGGCCTGGAATGGGTTAACACTGAAAAATAATAATGAGGGTAAACTTTTTTGGTATTTAGTGCTGGCTACTATTCCCGGTGCAGCGTTTGGTTGGTATTTTGAAGAGCAGGCTGAAACAATTTTCCGTACCCCTTTGTTAATTGGTACAATGTTGATCGTAATGGGCGTTATCCTATTTATTGTAGATAAAACGGCAAGTAACTTAAAGAACATTGCACAGATTAGTTTACCTGACAGCATATGGATTGGGCTTTCCCAGGCATTTGCCATTATTCCGGGGGTTTCCCGCTCCGGAGTAACCATGACTATGGCGCGTTTCTTGGGAATGTCCAGGGAATCGGCGGCAAGATTTTCTTTTTTGCTATCTACTCCTATTATCTTTGGTGCCGGAGTAGTGCAGTTAAAAAACATTTCACCGGGAGATATTACTACAGCTTTTCTGGTGGGAGTAATATCATCTGCTATTGTTGGCTTCCTGTCAATTAAATTCCTATTGCAATACTTAGCAGAGCGTAGTTTCGCGCTTTTTGCCTGGTATCGATTTGTTGTCGGGGCAGCTGTAATATTTTTATCATTTATAAAAAGCTAAAAATTAAGAAACTCCTGAAATTAAGAAATTAATTCAGGGGTTTTTTTCTGTTTAAAAGGGAAATGGAAATATTTGTAGTATATGTTATTAAAAGGAGGTGTAAAAAATCGGCAAGTAGCCGGTTAACTATATGCTGCAATTAAAAAGCCGTATAAAATGTGAAATAGTGGGGATCGTTTTAATAGCCTTGGGCGTTTTAGCTATGATAAGTCTCTTATATCCTTCAATCGGCATAGTAGGATATTTAATGGAAGTATTTCTTAAGGCTGCCGTGGGTGAGGCTCGTTTTCTTTTTCCTTTAATATTAGGAATTGTAGGCTTTAAACTAATCAGAAAACCTTTCAAAGTTAAAAAAAGTACTAAAATTTATGGAATTATTTTAATGTTTACTGTAATATTAGCCTTTTTGCATATGCAATTGGCTCCAAGAGGCTATTTTGAGTTAGGATTTAAAGGTGTCGGTGGCGGCCTTATTGGTGCTGTAATGATTTTTCTAATGACTAAATCCTTTGGGACGATAGGGGCATATATTATTCTATCAACTTTACTTTTGGTAGCTTTAATGTTAATCACAAATCTTTCTTTAATTACTCTACTGAAAAATGTTTGGGTAAAAAGCAAATTATATATAAAAAAAACTAAGCAATTAATTATTAACTTTTTATATGAAGAAATAGATGAGGAAGTTGAAGAACACGAAATATTTAAAACCACCAAAATAATAAAATTTCCTAAGCAAACAAATAAATATCAGGATGAGGGTAATGTGAGTGCTGACAATAATTTGACTGATGAAGAAGAAAAGACTGAACCTTTAGAATTGAGTCCGGCTCTAAATCTGGATTTTAATCAGGATGGAGATGGGCAGGAGAAGCAAGCTGCTGAGCAGCAAAAAACTGTCTCTTTTCAAAAAAACCAGGTTATAAATGGAGAGCAATTAACTTTATCCTTTAGAGAGCAAACAGGTAATTTTTTGTTACCACCGTTAGAGCTTTTACAACAACCTTCAAAAATAAAGAATAATAAGGTTAATAAAGATATATCAAATAATGTTAAAATCCTGGAGGAAACTCTTGGCAGTTTTGGTGTAAGGGCCAGGGTAACCCAGGTATCCAGGGGGCCTGCTATAACACGTTACGAGATTCAGCCGCCTCCCGGAATTAAAGTCAGCCGGATTGTAGGTTTGGCAGATGATATTGCCTTAAGTATGGCTGCCCCTGATGTGCGTATTGAGGCTCCTATTCCCGGAAAGGCAGCGGTGGGAATCGAAGTTCCGAACAAAGAAATTTCCAGGGTGTATTTACGAGAATTGCTGGAAACCCGTGACTTTCAGCAATCTACCTCCCGACTTACGGTCTCTTTGGGAAAAGATATCGCCGGTAATCCGATTGTTGCAGATTTGAGTAAGATGCCGCATTTACTAATTGCAGGGGCCACCGGTTCAGGAAAAAGTGTGTGTATGAATACCCTTATAGCAAGTATTCTTTTTAAGGCTTCTCCTGAGGAAGTTAAATTTTTAATTATTGATCCTAAAATGGTTGAACTTACTACTTATAATGGGGTTCCTCATCTGGTATCACCAATAGTGACTGACCCCAAAAAAGCTGCTACTGCACTGCGCTGGGCAGTTAAGGAAATGGAGAGTCGTTATAAGCTTTTTGCCGCAGAAGGAGTAAAGGATATCCTGAGGTACAATAAGCTTTTGCAAAGTCGTAAAGACGTAAAAGAAAATAATAAAACGTTACCACTAATAGTTATTTTAATTGATGAGTTAGCCGATTTAATGATGGTAGCCCCGGCTGATGTAGAAGATGCTATTTGTCGTTTGGCGCAGATGGCCCGGGCTGCAGGTATACATTTAGTTGTGGCCACTCAAAGACCGTCAGTGGATGTGATAACCGGGTTAATTAAAGCCAATATACCTTCTCGTATTTCATTTGCTGTATCATCACAAATTGATTCCCGGACTATTTTAGATATGAGCGGGGCGGAAAAACTTTTAGGCAAGGGGGACATGCTCTTTTTTCCCATCGGTGCTTCTAAACCTATAAGGGTTCAAGGTGCGTATTTATCCGATACTGAAGTTGAAAACCTGGTAAATTATCTTAAAAAGCAGTCAGCTCCTGTTTTTGTGGAGGATGTTGCCGAGGAAAGCGTTGGGGCAAACAGTGGAGTTGAGTTTGAAGATGAGTTATTACCCCGGGCTGTGGAAATATTTATTGAAAGCGGACAGGCTTCGATTTCTATGCTGCAGCGAAGGTTGCGTATAGGTTATGCAAGGGCAGCCAGGTTAATCGATATTATGGAACAAAAAGGTATTGTCGGACAGTTTGAAGGGAGTAAACCTAGGACTATTTTAATTAATGAGGAAGATTATCACCAGATGTTTAACTGCCGGTAAAAACATGTTTTGACAATGGTGGATGAGATATGATAAAATTATCTGTTGAAATTTCCTTGATTCTTGAAATGGAAGTGTTAACAGTGTATAGAGAGATTGATATAGAAAAAGTTTTTACAGATTCTGATACAGTTTTGGTTGATGTGCGTTCTGAAAATGAGTTCGCTGAAGATACTATTCCCGGTGCTGTAAACATCCCTCTTTTGAGCAACGAACACCGGACCATGGTTGGTACAGTATATAAGCAGGAAGGTCCGCAAATGGCCAGGCGTTTAGGTTTAGAGTTGGTGTCGCCTAAACTGCCCAAGATGGTAGATGATTTTGCAGCTGCTGCCAAAGATAGGGACGTAACGGTTTTTTGCTGGCGGGGTGGAGACCGGAGCCGATTTACCGCGTCTCTTTTGGCTAATATGGGATTTAAGGTGAAACGGGTGCTGGGAGGTTATAAAGCTTACCGGCGTGTGGTGCACAAGTATTTAGAGCAAGAGTGCCTGCCGCAAAAGGCAGTGGTTTTGCATGGCCTAACCGGAGTAGGTAAAACGGAGGTTATTGATGGACTTAATAAAGAAGGGATCCCTGCTCTTGATTTAGAGGGTATGGCAGTCCACCGGGGGTCTGTTTATGGGAAGATTGGTCTGCCCCCTTCTCCCAGTCAGAAGCAATTTGAAAGTAGGATTTTTGAGTTTTTCCGCCGTCACGGTCAGCAGGGGGTTTTTGTAGTTGAATGTGAGAGCCGCCGTCTGGGCAAGTTGCTGGTCCCCAGCTCATTAATGACTACGATGCGCCGGGGCTATAGCATTTTATTATACGCTGATTTGGAGACCCGTGTGGAGCGTATTGAAAGAGTTTACACTGATGGGCCGAATCATAACATTGAAGAACTTCAAGAGGCAACTGCTTCATTGTTAAAACGCTTAGGAAAAAATAAAACTGCTGAACTAAATGAAATGCTGGCCGCAAAAAAATTCAAAGAGGTCTTTAGATACTTATTGACAGATTATTATGATCCATTGTATAAATACCCTGAAGGGCCTGCTAAGGATTATGATTTATCAGTAAACACTGCTAAAGTAGAGGAAGCGGTAGCTAAAATTAAAAAATTTGTAATAAATTTGCCTGAATACCGGGGGATGAAGCAGGAGGTGGGGTAATGGAAATTGGTTCTATACTGAGACAAACCCGGGAAGCCAAGGGGTTATCTTTGCAGCAGGCCGAAGAAGAAACAAAAATTCGCCGCAAATATCTTGAAGCTTTGGAAAATGAAAAATTTGATGTTTTACCAGGCCCCGTTTATGTAAAGGCTTTCATCAAAACCTATGCCAAGTATTTGGGACTTAACGGTGAGGAACTGGTGGCCGGCTTGACCGGTCAAGCAGCGGAAGAGATTCCGGTTTTTATAAAAAAGGCAGAAAACACCTTAATGGATAGACCTGCTTTTACCTGGAAACCCCGGTATTGGCGTTATTTAGCGGCTATTTTTCTTGTGGGAGTAATAGCGCTATTCGGAGCTGCTTATAAGGAAAATAACAGCTTTTTGACAGAGCGCCGGACGGGAACACCGCAACAGTCAGAGCAGACTGACCGCGAGGATGTAAACCATAATAATATTGAGAACAATAATAAACAGTCTGCGGACAATAATACAACCACTGAAGATGAGCAAGGGGTAAACTTAAGATTAAACGTTACTTCCGAACGATGCTGGATGCTGGTCAAGGTAGATGGAAATATAGCTTTTGAGGGTACTCTCCCAGCCGGTCAGTCCAAGGATTTTACCGCTCAGGAAGAAATATGGTTTAAACTTGGCAATACCGGTGCTGTACAGGTTGTGGTAAACGGTGAAAACCATGGTTATCTGGACAAGAATGCAACAATTAATGATTATACGGTAAATAAATCAGGCTTGCAGCAAGGATAAATATAAACCCACCTCTGGTGGGTTTTTGCGTGAAAAGAATTTTATGAGTTATAAGGAATATTTAGTAGAGAAAAAATTGTCTTTGCGTTTAACCTGCTAATTAAAGCAGTATTTGGGGATTGCTGAAATCTAATCTCGTAAGCACGGTTACCAATAGGATTTATCTGACTGATATGTTTTAGATTAACAATGAAACTCTTATGTGACTGAAAAAATTGAGGAAAATCCAACTTGTTTTTTAAACTCATTAAGTTTTCTGTAGTTTCGTACTTATTGTCCTGGGTTAATATAATTGATTTATTGTTTTTTCGTTCTATCATAATAATTGAATCAACATCAATGAAGGTAACGGAGGAGCCTGTCTTAATAAAAATCTTATCCCTTGAAGTAAGTATATTTTTGATTTCCGCCATTTGCTGCTGAGATTTTTCTTGTAAATCATATATTTTCTTGAAGGTTTTTAGTAATCGGGACATGCGAACAGGTTTAACTATATAGTCAATAGCGGAAAGTTCAAAGGCATCTAAGGCGAATTCGTTATGACCGGTAAGAAATATTATATATGGGTTATGACCTAACTCTATTACTCTGCTAACTGCTGTTCGACCGTCAATCTCCGGCATTTCAATGTCCACAAATAAGATGTCAGGATCTGTATTTTTTACTAACTCAATTAATTCATTACCGTTAGCTACATCTCCAATCAACTCCACATTATCAATTTTAGATAGCAAGTCCTTTATATATTTTCTTGTACTGTTATCATCCTCGGCAACAGCTACTCTTAATTTTGTTTTTAACATGAATTTAACCATTAGGATCTAATTGTTTTCTTAAGTGATTCCGGTGCTTTCGGCTGGTATAGAGTCCAGAAACTGGCGGATTGTATTTCTGTAGCAGCGATAAAAGCAAAAACAGTAGCAATTAAACCAAATAATTTTTTGTTAAATTTTTTCAGCATGACCCAGACCTCCTTTCTTCAATTTCAATAAAAAATCAACTTGATTTATAAAGTAACAACCCAGAGGGGTTACCGTAAATCCTTGCCATAATAATCCGGCAGTTGAGGCTAAAATAAAGGAGAACACTTTGGCATTTGGATAAAACAAAAGTATTGGAATACAAATAACAAAATGTGTAGTGATAATGGAAAACGAGAAAAATTTAAATCTCTTCTTTTCATAGTAAGTTGTTAAAGGCCTCTCTTCATTACCTGTGGGTATCCATAGTATACAAATAATTAACAGGAAAAACGTGGCAGAGGTAACCATGGTAAGTACTGCTTGTGCAGTAATTAAAGGTTCTAAAGATTTTACCAGCATCCCAAGCAGGGAAAATAAAATCGTGCTGGTTATCAGACACCGGGTATAAGAACTACAATGGATCCCGCCGGAAAAACTTCTTAATAAGGCGCTAAAAACGACTAAGACCATGGTTTCATAAAAAGTATCAAAATATAGAGAAACCAGTGAAATGGAAGCAAATTAAATTAAAGATCGAATCATAATTTCAATGCCATAAGTTATAGACTCATTCTGGTTTAGTTTTTCCGCATGTGAAGCTATGTAATTCCCAATACAGGTTGAAATACGGGTAATCAAATGATTCCCCCCTATGCAGGTAATATCACGATAAATTCCGTGCCACTATCTTTTTTACTATGCACAGCTATCTCTCCCTTATTTTTTTCAACAAGCTTCTTGACGGTGGTAAGTCCAAGGCCGTCATGTTTTGACTTATCCTTTGATGAATAATTTTCTTCAAATATTTTCCCTAAATCATTTTCTGCTAAAATCGGTTCCGGATTGGATACTTTAAACATAAAAAACTTTTCAAAGCGGGAAATTTGGAAAAGTACTATTCGTTTCTTCTGCTCCAGATGTTCTACAGCTTCAATGGCGTTATCAATGAGATTTCCAAGGATGGTGACTAATTCATGAGGCTTAATTTTTATGCTGGCTAATGAAGCTTGCGCAGTTATTTGCAGACTGACCTTCTTTGAATTTGCCACAGCCTGTTTTGCTTTTAACAAAGCTGCAACTGCGGAATGTTCTAAGCGGATTAATTCATTTAGTTCCTCGAAGTCATCCAGGACCGGATCCAGGTAAGCTACCGTTTCAGTCACGCCGCTGTTATGACACATGGTATATACTGTCTGAAGGTGGTTATGAAAATTATGCCTTTGTGCTCTATAGGATTCGAAAAGGTCGTCTACGCTTTTAAGATATGAGTTTTGAGCAATTATTAAAGCTTCATTCTCAGCCATTAAAAACAGTCGCCTTATTAAAATTACGGAGGAAATAAGACTCAGGGCTAAAAACAGGTTAAAGATAACCGGATTTATTTCCATGATCCTATATATAAAGTGTGCCTTATTAAAAAAACTTGTAATATTAAAGAACGCTATAAAGAACATTTGTAAAAAGACAATTATAATCAAGGCCATGTTTGATTTTGATATAACTGCTGTGTCTAATTTTATTAAAAACCATTTCTTCTTTTGAGCTAAAGTACCTAAAACAGCAAAGGTAAACATATGTGGGTATCCGATAAAAGTTCGGGTGAATTGTCTTTTTAGGATATTTTCTATAGATAAGTTAAATATTGCTGCTAAAAGCGGTAGAAAAATACTTTCTAAAATGCCGAGAGAAATAATTCCGAAAGCAGCAATTATAAATGATCTTACAAAATTGATTCTTAAGACAATTCGTAAGCTTATAGTTAAAACCATTAAGCCTAAAACGGTATGAAAGCCAAAAGGCAAATAAAAACGAAATACGGCCAGTATTAAGCTGTTAAGTATTCCTAATAGAATGATTTTTCCGAATTTTTCGCTTACACTGTATCCAAGCAGGATTAAGCTTGAATAAATTAATATAACAGCCTCTGGTATTGATTGAAAAACTAACGAGAATAAAGGCAATTTATCCAAGAAACTTCCTCCCTTACGAAATATATTAAACTATTTTGTGAGAAATCCTGCTGTTATCCGGCGATTTGCCGCTTTATTGTATTGAAATGCACATGTTGAGGTAACAAAAGCCGTATTTCAAGGTTAAACGGTAAGAAGGGGTAAAGACTAAGTCCTTACCCCTTCTTACCATTTAAAGCTATAAAGCGGCAATATAGATCGGTAATGCGGCATTATACGTGAGTGCGGGAGGATTTGA
The sequence above is a segment of the Desulfolucanica intricata genome. Coding sequences within it:
- a CDS encoding sensor histidine kinase codes for the protein MDKLPLFSLVFQSIPEAVILIYSSLILLGYSVSEKFGKIILLGILNSLILAVFRFYLPFGFHTVLGLMVLTISLRIVLRINFVRSFIIAAFGIISLGILESIFLPLLAAIFNLSIENILKRQFTRTFIGYPHMFTFAVLGTLAQKKKWFLIKLDTAVISKSNMALIIIVFLQMFFIAFFNITSFFNKAHFIYRIMEINPVIFNLFLALSLISSVILIRRLFLMAENEALIIAQNSYLKSVDDLFESYRAQRHNFHNHLQTVYTMCHNSGVTETVAYLDPVLDDFEELNELIRLEHSAVAALLKAKQAVANSKKVSLQITAQASLASIKIKPHELVTILGNLIDNAIEAVEHLEQKKRIVLFQISRFEKFFMFKVSNPEPILAENDLGKIFEENYSSKDKSKHDGLGLTTVKKLVEKNKGEIAVHSKKDSGTEFIVILPA